One Planctomycetota bacterium genomic window carries:
- a CDS encoding serine/threonine protein kinase encodes MNQPIDPAAGPDGTPDPETVPTARDDEAGVEAVLDLDDLLFRRSTVAADAATIEAASSRVSADDLRLLLAIRALAAERRAVALPSASRPQAIGRFAITDELGRGGFAIVYAATDTVSGHRVALKVLRPEAADSQAKRRRFRREAGLCARLVHPVIVRLLEVGEAEGAPYLVTELCPGGTLAAWLEKHPGALPIDSAARVVARLARGVDHAHACNIVHRDIKPANVLLVAPGDGPPSLADPAGTGGGYDVQLGDFGLGRIVCPTTAEDDALMSDGTRPGTVLGSPEWMAPEQVDSAFGPVGPATDVHALGLVLDRLLTGRSRHAGERPSEAFRRLRDRVVAPPFEGGPEIPSGLASIVRWCLEREPDRRPSAAALASELDLFAGTG; translated from the coding sequence ATGAACCAACCGATCGACCCCGCCGCCGGGCCGGACGGCACCCCCGATCCCGAGACCGTCCCCACCGCTCGTGACGACGAGGCGGGTGTCGAGGCGGTGCTCGACCTCGACGATCTCCTCTTCCGGCGTTCCACCGTGGCAGCCGACGCGGCGACGATCGAGGCGGCCAGCTCCCGGGTCAGCGCCGATGACCTGCGGCTGTTGCTCGCGATCCGCGCCCTGGCAGCCGAGCGCAGGGCCGTGGCGCTCCCTTCCGCGTCCCGCCCGCAGGCGATCGGCCGGTTCGCGATCACCGACGAGCTCGGCCGCGGCGGGTTCGCGATCGTCTACGCCGCGACCGACACGGTCTCCGGCCACCGCGTGGCGCTCAAGGTCCTCCGCCCCGAGGCCGCCGACTCGCAGGCGAAGCGGCGGCGGTTCCGCCGCGAGGCGGGATTGTGCGCGCGTCTGGTCCACCCGGTGATCGTCCGCTTGCTGGAAGTCGGCGAGGCGGAAGGCGCGCCGTACCTCGTCACCGAGCTGTGTCCGGGCGGCACGCTGGCGGCGTGGCTCGAAAAGCACCCCGGCGCGCTGCCGATCGACTCGGCGGCCCGTGTCGTCGCCCGGTTGGCCCGCGGGGTGGACCACGCCCATGCCTGCAACATCGTCCACCGCGACATCAAACCGGCCAACGTCCTCCTCGTCGCCCCCGGCGACGGCCCGCCATCCCTGGCCGATCCGGCGGGGACCGGCGGTGGCTACGACGTCCAACTCGGCGACTTCGGTCTCGGCCGGATCGTCTGCCCGACGACGGCCGAGGACGACGCCCTGATGTCCGACGGCACGCGCCCGGGAACGGTCCTCGGGTCGCCGGAGTGGATGGCGCCGGAGCAGGTCGATTCGGCGTTTGGCCCCGTCGGCCCGGCGACCGACGTCCATGCCCTCGGCCTCGTCCTCGACCGGTTGCTCACCGGCCGCTCGCGCCACGCCGGCGAGCGGCCAAGCGAAGCCTTCCGCCGTCTCCGCGACCGCGTTGTCGCCCCGCCCTTCGAAGGCGGCCCGGAGATCCCCTCCGGTCTGGCGTCGATCGTGCGCTGGTGCCTCGAGCGCGAGCCCGACCGTCGCCCCTCGGCCGCGGCACTGGCCAGCGAGCTCGACCTGTTTGCCGGCACGGGCTGA